The Ailuropoda melanoleuca isolate Jingjing chromosome 4, ASM200744v2, whole genome shotgun sequence region tgcctacattttaaaaagaaatgtttcctatAAGCAGCCTAACTTTACAATTCAAAGAactagaagtaagaaaaaaacCAATCCCAAAGtcagtagaaagaagaaaataaggatcagagcagaaattaatgacatAGAGActgaaaacacaataaaaaaaaatcagtgaaactaagagctgatttttttggggggagggaaaagataaacaaaattgacaaatctttagctatacaaagaagaaaagtgagaagactccaacaaataaaatcagaaatgaaagaggagacttTATGACTGATGATACAGAAATATATGAatcataagaaactactatgaatgattttatgccaacaaattagataacctagaagaaatggataaattcctagaaattcaACCAAACAAggtaaatcatgaagaaatagaaaatccaaagagaCCAATTACTACTAAGGGGATTGACTCAGTAATCaaaatcaaaaatctcccaacaaagaaaatgccaggaccagatggccttATTGGAGAATTATACTgaaattcaaagaattaatacccttctcaaactctccaaaaaaatagaagaggagggaacacttgcAAACgaattttacaaggccagcattaccctgataccaagacCAGACAAGGACGCTACAAGAAAagattataggccaatatccctgaagaaaatccacataaaaatcctcaacaaaatataacCAAACCGAGtttaacactacatcaaaaggatcacacaccatgatcaagtgggatttagtCCAAGGACGTAAGGATGGTTCagcatccacaaatcaatgtgatacaccacattaacaaaatgaagcacAAAAATCATaggtcatctcaatagatgcagaaaaagcatttgacaaaattcaacatccgtttatgataaaaactctcaacaaagtgggagTAGAGGGAATGTACCTGAACATAGTAAAAGCCATATATGATAAGCCCATAGCTGACGTCATACTCAAAGGTGAAAAGCTacaagcttttcctctaaggtcaggaataatACAAGGATGCCCATgctcatcacttttatttaacacagaATTGGGAGTCCTAGCTCGAGTAACaggcaagaaaaatgaataaaaggaaaaagtaaaactgtctctatgtGCAGATGACACGATAGTTTATATACAGGaaatcctaaagactctaccaaaaactgttagaagtaaaaacaaattcagtaatgTTACAGGATACAGACTCAATATACAATagtcagttgcatttttatacactaataataaactatcagaaagagaagacaagaaaacaatcccatgtaCAACTAcatcaaaaagaacaagatacctagcaataaatttaaccaaggaggtgaaagactcaTACCTGAAAAACTATAAagtattgatgaaagaaactgaagatactaataaatgggaagacattccatggtcatggattgaaagaattaatattattaaaattaccatactactcaaagcaatctacagatgcaatccctatgaaaattccaatggcatttttcacagaaataaaacaccgaagtggttttgtttctttctgtattgggagggagacagaaaatctgTACTGGAAAATTTGTATTGGAAACACTGAATacttcaaatagccaaagcaattttgacaaagaacaaagctggaggtatcacactttctgatttcaaattacattacaaagctatagtaatcaaaacagtacagtattggCACAAACACAGGCACATAATAAATGGAGCAGAATAAAGATCccggaaataaacccatgcatatatgctcaattaatttacaatacagaagccaagaatatgcaatggggaaaggtCAGTAAATGGTGTTGATAAAACTGGAGAGCCACATGCAATGAACTGAAACACtgaaacaatgaaactggaccactatcaaCTCAAAATGTGTTAAAGACTTGAACTTCTAAAAGAACACAGGTGGTAAGATCCTagacattggtcttggtgatgattttttttttatttgacaccaaaaacaaagacgataaaaacaaaagtaaatgaataGGACTACGACAAAGCAAAAAGCTTATGCGTTGCatgggaaaccatcaacaaatgaaaaggcaacctatgttacgaaaatgggagaaagtattttcaagtcatgtatctgataaggggttaatatgcaaaatacataaaaaactcatacaactcaacagcagaAGAACCAAAtagtataattaaaaaatgagcagaagatctGAATCAAcaaacatatttccaaagaagacaaaaagatggcCAAAAGGTGTTTGAAAAAGTGctcagtcattagggaaatgcaaaccaaaaccacaatgagataccaccccgTATCTGTTAGATTGGGTATTAGCTAAAGGCATGAaagaacaggtgttggtgagagtgtggaggagagagaatacttgtgcattgttggtgggaatataaattagtgcagccatgacggaaaacagcatggagggtactcaaaaaattaaaatagaattaccatgtgattcagcaattccacttctaggtatttatcagAAGGAAACtaaaccactatttttttttaattgatggcACTAGTTTATTTCCCTCTTACAAGACCAACTGCAACCAAATGAAGTGAACATAACCTCAAGATTTTACTGTCTTCATAATGTAACAAAATACAAAGCTTAGAACTGGATCACTTGGCCCTTTCTCTTATCTCCTCCCAGTTCAAAATGCTTGCATCTCTTAATAGCCAGCATTCTCTTAGATCTGCAGTTGGTCTTGACACATTCAAGCCTCAGCACAATATTCTTTGTAGTTTTAGCCTTTTTCTGGAAAATCAGCTTAGTCTGCCCACCATAGCCACGCTGCTTCCTGTCATAACACCGCTTTCCCTGGGCATAAAGAGAATCTTTGCCTTTCTTGTACTGTGTCACTTTGTGGGCTTGGTGCTTGCCACACTTCTTCCAGAAAGTCCGGTGGATTTTAGGAACATTCACCACATTTGCAAGAGCGCTATCGGCAcggaaaaaaaagcacaaaaccaCTAAATTGTAAAGATATCTGCACCTttgtgtttattgcagtattatttacaatagccaagacatgcaAGCAACTTTAtccatgaatggataaataaagaaaatgtagggtACTATATgcaattaaacatttttcagccataaaaagaatgaaattctgcctTTTTTGATAACATGGGTGGACACTGAgggtactgtgctaagtgaaattagtcaggcagagaagggcaagtatcatatgatctcacttacatatggaatttaaaaaaacacacaaaaactccTGGATACAGAGCACATTGGTGGCTGTCAGAGATGGGAGTGGGAGGAAATGGGTAAAGAggggtcaaaaagtacaaacttctagttatacaTAAATCCTGGGGactggtgactgtagttaataatactgtactgtaacTTGAAAGTTgataagagagtagatcttgaaagttctcatgacaagaaaaaaaaacctgtaactatgtgtggtgatggatgttaaccagaGTCACTGTGGAGATCATTTTGCAGTATGTACATGTATCaatcaaatcaatatgttgtacatctgaaactaatataatgctatctatcaattacatctcaatttttaaaacgTCATACCAACATACATTCCTTCCAacagtatttgaaagaaaatactcTTCACTCACTTTTTTACCAGCACTGGATAATAACAATTCTTAAATTCCTATTAAtctgatagaagaaaaaaaaagtgatgttgTAAGTTAGGTTTTAATTATGAGCTgggttgaatatcttttcatattgtTTATTAATTCctgaaatttgtatttctttcatttgtgttaGGTAGGTGATttatcatatgcttattggccatttgcattgGGATTAGCtgtgttttataatttccttGTAAGAGACAAGGAATTAATATTAAGCACATCTCAGTGAAGGGTTATTTTCATGGTGCCAAAGAGTTGTGAACCAGTTtgtaatttatcagttttatatgATCTAAGGTTACTGAGGATGCCAGCATGTGTCTTAGATTATTTGCCCTTTATATAAGACACTGCCACCAACCTTCCTATAAGCACAGTGTTTAgaccatttggattttttttttataagaccTTTATTCTTTGATGGAGTCTATGTCAATGGTGGTGAGATGATATTAGGGATGATAGTCTCTGAGTCTCTGAGTATGAAACATAATAaacttccatatatatattttaacttggAGGCAACAGAAGTAAAGTGCTAGGTTAGAGAGCCATCAGATTAACAGCATAAATTGGATCAAATCAGCTAATGAAAGAGACccctctctttccatttcttttcccccctctctttttccccccctcaaaTCCAAAGGGTCTGTTCATCCTGCTCTCCTCACTCACTAAGCTGCAAGCTCGCAAGCCTTCTACGAATACCTATAACAGCCACACTGCGTCCTGCCTCAGGAACATtcacttgctcttccttcttctaAGGCTCTCAGCAAGGCTGGCTTCTTATCTCCCTTCAAGTCTCTGTTGGAAGGTCAGTTCCTCTGCGGAGCCTAACCTGATGCCTACCATAGGTGGTCAGTTATTGTTATCTGTTGGTTTCCATCCTGATACTTAGCACAATTATTTAgttgtgtgattaaaaaaatgttaattgtaaaaaattaactattttgcttatttgcttaCATTTTCTCTTGCTTGAAAATAAGCTCCATGAGAAGTAGTTTAGTTATCTAGTTTGCACTAAACTTGCCAAATATTTCCTTGTCTTGTGCTTGGGCTATTACTCCCAGACCTCCCGGGGAATCGAACGATGGAAATATGCTTACCTGGGTTTGAGTGGCATAGATTACAAAGACAAGGCTTCTCTCTACGATGATATTGAAGAGAAGAACATTTGCAATAATTCACATGCCCCTCCGTAGacccctccctccaaaaaaacccTCTGCAATTTTATAAGCACTATTGAGACTACGTTTCAGGTTAGAAGTATACTCGCTCTCAATTTAGCTTGTGTTTAAGCAGAGCTATAATTAGGCTCATGGTATGAAAAGTTACATCAGTTTACACAGACACTTGATTGCTCAGTTCATCATTACCAAATGTCTACAAAAATGAACTAGAAGCTGGAGCTTATCTCTGACTCACTCTCCTGCTTAATTACATTTATGGGAAGAGGCAATTGGCCACATATATTATTCACGGTCTAGAAACTgccatttaacaatatttgccaAAAGAATAGCACCcacaaaaggcaagaaataaacaaacaacatgCTTTCAttaattatgtgtatatataaatataagtgtATATTCATATACAaaagatataacatttatatttacatatagatgtatatatatttatccaaaattaatatatgtatttgttatttatatttatataaaaacatagctataaaacatacaaaaaataatttgcctgATTAAGTGCAAAAAGCCCAACATAGCAACTGTTCATGTATAACTagacatttttcataaattacaCAGTCACTACATTACAAATATTCCTCTTTGTTATCTTGAAGGTAGTTGCTGAGCTTGAATCGAATGGGCTTTTTATAATTCATAAGGAAAGAAAGTCTTCATCCTTTAAGGGATAATTCAAATTGGAATCTTAATCTATTCTCATATTCCCTCTAGGTGTGTTTAAGTTCTTCTTAATGTCCTCAGATACATTCACACTTTATAAAGCAAACCATACCTCTCACTCTAAGGTTGAACAGGAGCTTGCCCTTTAGAAAAGGTCAAGAAATATTCTTTCCTGAAAAGTATACTTACCACCTGATAATGATTCCATCACAACTCATTTGTCTTATGCCTTAAATTTGAGGACTACATAGGACAGAGTGTTTCCGTGTGCACAATGGCCCTGTGGCCACTGTTGCCTGACatcacacaggagagaagagaTGAAAGTGGTCATTGATTAACACATTTCTCCCAGAGCAAGTCTTTGGAATTCAAACAAAGGCTTCCAACAAGTTGGGCTTTGAGCTTACTACATAAAACAGTCAAAGCGCAACACTTTCCCAAAGTGCCTCTATTAGAATGGACTGGCCTTACCCCTGATAGAGTAAAGAAAAGCTGATGAGAAAGGATCCTTAAGAACCTCTcagaaagggggtgcctgggtcgctcggatggttaagtgtctgccttcgggtcaggttgTGGTCTctgggtccttggatcgagcccagcttcaggctcccggctcagtggggagtctgcttctccctctccctctgcctctcccccctgctcattctctctctctctctctccgtctcaaatgaataaataaaatctttaaaaaaagaacctttcAGAAAACTTCTGGGTTTCACTGCTTGGCTATACACCCTAGAATCGTGTACAGGTTTAGGGCAACAAAAAGTCACTAAAACATCACTCCTTGGCCATGCAATGTCAGCCCGTAGCTCCGTTAGATCACCTCTATTGGTAAGGGCTAGTGGCCTCATTGCCTACCACCATCCATTCTTCAGGATCACTTGGGTAAGGAGAACAGGATGACCAATCCTTCCATAGCCTGATATTATAACCTCATTATCTGCCTCTAAGGCTTTTGGGTAAAAAGGTCTGTGTGGGATGCCAGGAAAAGCTTCCCAGCACCTCGTGCTTTCCCAAGTGACTGCTGTGGTGTTGCTAAAAACAAGGAAGCGACAATGTCCACGCTCATCTCAGGGGAGACAAGGGAAGAGGGGACGCTCCCATCAAACAGAgactgtctgcttctcctttcaaAGTACACAGGACACCTTCCCCAATATTCAAACGTGCTCTTCAaaactctcattttatttaaacccACACTactcatttttattgagatacaaaaCACGTCCTCATTTGCACAGTAGCAGGCACTTGTTGCAAAATCATTTCAGTTATGAACTAACACCCATGACATGGTTCAGAGATCAAACGTGAAATTCTGCAGGACTACAAAGAACTGAAGAGGACTtcctcttccccaggccccacTTGCCAGCTATTCGAAGGAATGATGTTTCAGTGCATTCTAACAGGATGTGCTGAATCCCATTCAGAGAGGTTTGGCCCtcaatatgaatataaatatgggTGAAATATGTAAGTATATTGAATGCGAGGGGAAAACCACATCAATTCCCCCACATTCTTTCCAATTCTCATGGATCTTTCCCTGCACCTGGCACTGTAGTCAAGAAAgtccttttgtttgtttactgaAACATAAATCTGTCAGGAAAGCCTAACTCAAATTACTGTTGCATTTCTGATGGAAAGCTGCcacataatttaaatttcaacAGCTCTACGGGTTCCCATATTTCTTATTTGTGACTTGCCACCTCACAGACGAAGTGCATTGtactatcattttaataaatagtttGAGTGAAggtcatttttctttgtgttcaaattccatctgtttatttttttctttctttttactgacACATCCTGAGATCCAATAAAGGGCTTTGAAAAGTCATTTCATTTCAATGGTAGCCATGATGCTTCAACAGCCAATAAAACAAATGACCAAACAGAACAATGTCTTCAAACTGCCtaagaggaaagaggaggtgaGTGAGTGATGATTCCGGTTTGTCACTTCGTCTAAAGGGAAAGGAGAGTGTTCATTCCTCTTGTTTAGCCACGTAGTTGTgagtaaacattattttttggaaaatcaGTTTTCTTGGGTTTTCTCATCAACGAAGTATTTTCCCCATAACGGTAGCTAATTAGCTAGTATATTGGGAAAATGGAGTCCATCTTCGTGATAGAGACGGTACTTAGATACGGATTGAGTCCAATTGGATTCACCGTCAGAGCTAAGAAGAGATGGATATCAAGCCACTTTTAATCTTGTATGAAACAAAAAGATTAAACTGTCAATATTACGATGAACTGCCGTGACGAGCCCTGTGATAGAACCACACTCTTAGAACTGCTTCTAATGATATGTATGCGAGGAATAGATTTTTCCTGATAACGCATGTAATTAGAGTACAGAGCAAAACGTTCTGTACAAATTCATGACATGCCCAACTAATAAAGGAAGGGAGGATAAGGCCCTTCCTATTTATTTGCATGAAAAAGCCTCAATATAGGATATACTTTAGAGAAATTAGTTTTTAATCTAGGTGACCAGATGAGATTTTGACCCTGAACTGTTTTTTGAGTTGACCTGTGAGAATTTATGCAGAAATAAGAATGTGATGCTTACAAGCCAGACAGGCATTGCTTTTTTCATTAATTCCTGAGTGTCTCATAGAgtcaagagaagcagaaaattgGTCCTTTTAAAAGCCCACTGTACGAGAATTTGCCTTTATGAAACATAATCAGCAAGAGTTGATAGGAATCTTAGCAggaatgtattctttttaaatttagacatTCAAGAAGTTAGA contains the following coding sequences:
- the LOC100481032 gene encoding 60S ribosomal protein L36a is translated as MGEGSEKKKKTLHKALVLTLLFMFQWCRYLYNLVVLCFFFRADSALANVVNVPKIHRTFWKKCGKHQAHKVTQYKKGKDSLYAQGKRCYDRKQRGYGGQTKLIFQKKAKTTKNIVLRLECVKTNCRSKRMLAIKRCKHFELGGDKRKGQVIQF